From the Pseudoalteromonas tunicata genome, one window contains:
- a CDS encoding TIR domain-containing protein: MTNEKKYDFTISFAGQDRKVAEAIVAKLKQYGATVFYDFDEQADLLGKDLYEHLIKIYRDNSKYCIMLVSENYQKRLWTNHERKAAQSRAFNSSKEYILPIRLDDSTMDTLLDTTGYLDYRLMGNDKVVETLITKLWGSFKNEPSLNKVNFELALLYQRVGLICENSLRSLNDPLLLKWLPLDIYQEGQSMIRNVKEELQFRSNYINHLVLENVLIMLKHCEILIDLCIFLMQRFNSQEKIRVILHPSKLFQKLKELDALLGLKIMQGRQYYPDFEKITAQWVTAFGEENRVIDVSSKLLTMPRNDLLIYDMFTLKEVSQPINGQTYEVYRTIQL, encoded by the coding sequence ATGACCAATGAAAAGAAATACGATTTTACTATTAGTTTTGCAGGACAAGATCGTAAGGTGGCCGAAGCCATAGTAGCCAAACTAAAGCAATACGGGGCTACAGTATTCTATGACTTTGACGAACAAGCTGACCTCTTGGGGAAAGATCTCTATGAGCATCTGATTAAGATTTATAGAGATAATTCCAAATACTGCATAATGCTTGTATCTGAAAATTATCAAAAACGCTTATGGACTAACCATGAACGTAAAGCGGCACAAAGTCGCGCATTCAACAGTTCAAAGGAGTACATTCTTCCAATCAGATTAGATGACTCAACTATGGATACTTTGCTAGATACAACTGGCTACTTAGACTACAGGTTAATGGGTAATGACAAAGTAGTTGAAACTTTAATCACAAAGCTATGGGGGAGTTTTAAGAATGAGCCAAGCTTGAATAAAGTCAATTTTGAGCTCGCTTTACTATATCAAAGGGTCGGTTTAATTTGTGAAAATTCATTGAGGTCTTTGAATGATCCATTGCTATTAAAGTGGTTACCTCTTGATATATATCAAGAGGGGCAATCTATGATAAGAAATGTTAAAGAAGAACTCCAATTTAGAAGTAATTACATTAATCATCTTGTCCTTGAAAATGTGCTTATTATGTTGAAGCATTGTGAGATTTTAATAGATTTGTGCATTTTCCTGATGCAGAGATTTAACTCACAAGAAAAAATTAGAGTTATTTTACATCCATCTAAACTTTTTCAAAAATTAAAAGAATTAGATGCCTTGTTGGGGCTTAAAATTATGCAGGGAAGACAGTATTACCCTGATTTTGAAAAAATAACCGCCCAGTGGGTTACAGCATTCGGTGAAGAAAATCGAGTTATCGATGTAAGCTCTAAACTGCTTACTATGCCAAGGAATGACTTACTGATATACGATATGTTCACTCTTAAAGAGGTTTCACAACCCATCAATGGTCAAACTTATGAAGTATATCGTACGATCCAGCTTTAA
- a CDS encoding TIR domain-containing protein, giving the protein MNGRRPVFFSFHYENDVMRVQQVRNIGALEGNTPVSVNDWETVKRGGDAAIKKWIDRNFKYKQCVIVLVGEDTSNRPWVRYEIEKAYNSNRPIFCIFIHNLKCPINGKSRKGTNPFDIFYFDDGMKLSSFINCYDPSSDDAYNDIARKMQSWVDAAITQRR; this is encoded by the coding sequence TTGAATGGCAGAAGGCCCGTATTTTTTAGCTTCCACTATGAAAATGATGTTATGCGCGTTCAACAAGTTCGGAATATTGGAGCTTTAGAAGGAAATACACCTGTTTCTGTTAATGATTGGGAAACAGTAAAAAGAGGTGGTGACGCAGCAATAAAAAAATGGATTGATAGAAATTTTAAATATAAACAATGTGTAATTGTACTAGTTGGAGAAGATACTTCTAACCGACCTTGGGTAAGGTATGAAATAGAAAAAGCATATAATAGTAACAGACCTATTTTTTGTATATTTATACATAATCTTAAATGCCCAATAAATGGAAAAAGCCGAAAAGGTACTAATCCATTCGATATATTTTATTTTGATGATGGAATGAAGCTTTCTAGTTTTATAAATTGCTATGACCCAAGTTCAGACGATGCGTATAATGATATTGCTCGTAAAATGCAATCATGGGTTGATGCTGCAATAACTCAACGGAGATAA
- a CDS encoding site-specific integrase, whose protein sequence is MASFNIEKRAKADGSFSYRCTVRVKDNGVMIHRESKTFSKKEVARQWGLNLTSKIEQDGALKKLKAVPLGALLNLYFNDHDLWANTGRTKRYVIKMLIDCDIAKVLSSNLKTSDLITHCKNRRDAGTGPATIYHDIAYLRSVMKKAGPVFNIDANYKIFEDAVPVLIEMGLVGKSQKRTRRPTENELERLKKGLTERMNYRANGEVRIPYLDILEFSILTCMRIGEVCALRWDDLNRDHKTILVRDRKDPRKKEGNHMIVPLLAGSFDIVMRQPKTTDLIFPFKSRSVTAGFQRVRNELGIEDLRYHDLRREGASRLFEKGYSIEEVAQVTGHRNLNILWQVYTQLFPHKLHDKFLSD, encoded by the coding sequence ATGGCATCATTTAATATTGAAAAACGCGCTAAAGCTGACGGTTCTTTTAGCTACCGTTGCACTGTGCGCGTTAAAGATAATGGTGTAATGATACACCGAGAGTCTAAAACATTCAGTAAAAAAGAAGTCGCCCGGCAGTGGGGTTTAAATCTAACAAGCAAGATTGAACAAGATGGGGCCCTCAAAAAGTTAAAAGCGGTGCCCCTTGGGGCCCTTTTAAATTTGTACTTTAATGATCATGATTTATGGGCCAATACGGGGCGCACTAAACGCTATGTTATTAAAATGCTGATTGATTGCGATATTGCAAAAGTTTTAAGTAGCAATTTAAAAACCAGTGATTTAATTACGCATTGTAAAAATCGGCGCGATGCGGGCACGGGCCCCGCGACGATTTACCATGATATTGCGTATTTGCGAAGTGTGATGAAAAAAGCGGGGCCGGTGTTTAACATCGACGCGAACTATAAAATTTTTGAAGACGCTGTACCCGTGCTAATCGAAATGGGCTTGGTGGGCAAAAGCCAAAAGCGCACCAGGCGACCAACAGAAAACGAATTAGAGCGGCTTAAAAAAGGCTTAACAGAACGCATGAATTATCGCGCCAATGGTGAAGTGCGCATCCCTTATTTAGATATTTTAGAGTTTAGTATTTTAACGTGCATGCGTATTGGTGAAGTGTGCGCGCTGCGGTGGGACGATTTAAACCGCGACCACAAAACCATTTTAGTGCGTGACCGTAAAGACCCGCGCAAAAAAGAAGGTAATCACATGATTGTGCCATTGCTGGCAGGTTCGTTTGATATTGTGATGCGCCAACCCAAAACCACTGATCTGATTTTTCCGTTTAAATCGCGCTCGGTCACTGCAGGTTTTCAGCGTGTTCGTAATGAGTTGGGCATTGAAGATTTACGCTACCACGATTTACGCCGCGAAGGGGCAAGCCGATTATTTGAAAAAGGCTACTCGATTGAAGAAGTGGCCCAAGTGACAGGCCATCGTAACTTAAACATTTTATGGCAGGTTTATACGCAGCTGTTTCCGCATAAGTTGCATGATAAATTTTTAAGCGACTGA
- the dusA gene encoding tRNA dihydrouridine(20/20a) synthase DusA yields MNKPLNKGSSPANTVDTAFRRFSIAPMLDWTDRHCRTFHRKLTQHAVLYTEMITTGAIIYGRGDYLHFGQHEQPVALQLGGSDPAALALCAKQADERGYQEINLNVGCPSDRVQNGRFGACLMAEPNLVAQCVAAMKEQTNMPVTVKTRIGIDDQDSYEFLCALIDACIAVDCNDFIIHARKAWLSGLSPKENRDIPPLDYERVYQLKKDYPQTHISINGGVKTIEQSLAHLQFIDGVMMGREAYANPYLLTQVDSAIYGDASTPVLSRHQAVRAMYDYFEAEMTGGASFWHVARHMLGIFQGVPGGRAFRRHLSENGHKKDADISVMEQALGFVAE; encoded by the coding sequence ATGAATAAACCATTAAATAAGGGCTCAAGCCCAGCAAACACAGTAGATACAGCGTTTAGGCGGTTCAGTATTGCACCTATGTTAGATTGGACTGATCGCCATTGTCGTACATTTCATCGAAAATTAACTCAACACGCTGTGCTTTATACAGAAATGATCACAACGGGTGCGATTATTTATGGTCGTGGTGATTATTTGCATTTTGGTCAACATGAGCAGCCTGTTGCATTGCAATTAGGGGGGTCGGATCCTGCTGCGTTGGCATTATGTGCAAAACAGGCTGATGAACGTGGTTATCAGGAAATTAATTTAAATGTGGGTTGTCCGTCAGACCGCGTGCAAAATGGTCGCTTTGGCGCTTGTTTAATGGCTGAACCGAATTTGGTGGCGCAATGTGTCGCTGCGATGAAAGAGCAAACAAACATGCCTGTTACGGTTAAAACCCGTATTGGTATTGATGATCAAGACTCTTATGAATTTTTATGTGCTTTAATAGATGCTTGTATCGCAGTGGATTGTAATGATTTTATTATTCATGCCCGAAAAGCGTGGTTAAGCGGGTTAAGCCCAAAAGAAAATCGTGATATTCCACCGCTTGATTACGAGCGTGTCTATCAGCTAAAGAAAGATTACCCCCAAACTCATATTTCTATTAATGGTGGTGTGAAAACCATCGAACAAAGCTTGGCGCATTTGCAATTTATTGATGGTGTTATGATGGGGCGAGAGGCTTACGCTAACCCTTATTTATTAACTCAAGTTGATAGTGCTATTTATGGGGATGCATCTACCCCAGTATTATCTCGCCATCAGGCTGTACGTGCGATGTATGATTATTTTGAAGCTGAAATGACTGGCGGTGCGAGTTTTTGGCATGTTGCACGACATATGCTAGGAATATTTCAAGGTGTGCCGGGTGGGCGAGCATTTAGACGTCATCTTTCTGAAAATGGTCATAAAAAAGACGCTGATATTAGTGTTATGGAGCAAGCGCTTGGGTTTGTTGCCGAATAA
- the pspA gene encoding phage shock protein PspA, producing MGVFTRITDIVQANVIAALDKAENPEKLVKLMIQEMEETLVEIRSTSAKFLAEKKELQRTQANYQQSAQYWQEKAELAVSKERDDLAKAALVEKHNATLQADALSDELGRIEHTLDKLTQDSQALQQKLTQAKAKQESYSQREQVLTSRLKVNSQLHSNKIADAMARFELIERKVDDIEAQVESYELTQAKTLQAQFSELESSDKIDEQLAKLKEKVAHKAAV from the coding sequence ATGGGAGTCTTTACACGTATTACAGATATCGTTCAAGCAAACGTGATTGCAGCGCTTGATAAAGCAGAAAACCCTGAAAAATTAGTAAAGTTGATGATCCAAGAAATGGAAGAAACCTTGGTCGAGATCCGTAGCACATCAGCCAAGTTTTTAGCTGAGAAAAAAGAGTTGCAACGTACTCAAGCCAACTACCAGCAAAGTGCGCAATATTGGCAAGAAAAAGCAGAGCTTGCTGTAAGTAAAGAACGTGATGATTTGGCCAAAGCGGCATTAGTTGAAAAACATAATGCAACCCTTCAGGCTGATGCTTTGAGTGATGAATTAGGACGCATTGAACATACGTTAGATAAATTAACGCAAGATAGCCAAGCTTTACAGCAAAAGCTAACTCAAGCAAAAGCAAAGCAAGAAAGTTACTCCCAGCGTGAGCAAGTATTAACATCGCGTTTAAAAGTTAATTCGCAGCTTCATAGTAACAAGATTGCCGACGCTATGGCGCGTTTTGAGCTTATTGAGCGCAAAGTTGATGATATTGAAGCACAAGTTGAATCATATGAGTTAACTCAAGCTAAAACATTACAGGCGCAATTTTCTGAACTAGAAAGTTCAGACAAAATTGATGAGCAACTAGCAAAGTTAAAAGAAAAAGTTGCTCACAAAGCAGCCGTTTAA
- a CDS encoding PspC domain-containing protein: MNRFENTQSFYKDRLNKKISGVCAGIANGHNFPVWATRLATLLLFFVFPVPVLIGYFVAAMILPAKYY; encoded by the coding sequence ATGAATCGATTTGAAAATACTCAGTCTTTTTATAAAGATAGACTAAATAAGAAAATATCAGGCGTTTGTGCTGGAATTGCCAACGGCCATAACTTCCCAGTTTGGGCGACTCGTTTAGCGACATTATTACTGTTTTTTGTTTTTCCTGTACCTGTGTTAATTGGTTATTTTGTTGCAGCAATGATTTTACCAGCAAAATATTACTAG
- a CDS encoding copper chaperone PCu(A)C encodes MKTLMLYLTAVLFSFHGFAEQLSVTNLKVREFIPGAVSSVAYFMLSNQSETAKTLIEVKIKGVERTELHQHSHVDGLMKMEQVSQVEVPAQESVVFQPGGLHLMLFEPTSLPVAGEMTDATFKFSDGEQITVRGQIISLMRQEHDHSHH; translated from the coding sequence ATGAAAACGTTAATGTTGTATCTAACTGCAGTGCTTTTTTCTTTCCATGGTTTTGCTGAGCAATTATCTGTTACTAATCTTAAAGTACGCGAGTTTATTCCTGGTGCAGTGAGTAGTGTGGCGTATTTTATGTTATCTAATCAAAGTGAAACTGCAAAAACCTTAATTGAAGTAAAAATTAAAGGTGTAGAGCGCACTGAATTACATCAACATTCACATGTTGATGGTCTTATGAAAATGGAGCAAGTAAGCCAAGTTGAAGTGCCAGCGCAAGAAAGTGTGGTATTTCAACCAGGTGGTCTACATTTAATGTTATTTGAGCCGACCAGCCTTCCAGTTGCCGGCGAAATGACCGATGCAACGTTCAAATTTAGTGATGGCGAGCAAATAACTGTTCGTGGACAGATCATTTCGTTGATGCGCCAAGAGCACGATCATAGTCATCATTAG
- a CDS encoding DUF2333 family protein — MNQHKGKILAVFLMLLLLNYIVAVYWSFEPDRIDIKAYAIEQAAKNNEELVVGYTTTTALIEVVNTLLDKPGGYLSNDVMPPSVLMDNIPAWEYGALEMSRDLALSMRKDLSRSQSQSTEHAMLKQAQPQFNINSDAWAWPSAESEYRKGVNFLIKYRSDIANRSNTNAQFYARADNLRGWLKEAEKRLGSLSQRLSASVGQDRLNTDLAGDSAAKQATYAPNDNQIKTSWWEIDDVFYESRGAAWALLHFLQAVEYDFADVLEKKNAKISLQQIIRELEATQDPVWSPMILNGSGFGLVANHSLVMANYISRANAALIELTELLAQG, encoded by the coding sequence ATGAATCAACACAAAGGTAAAATTTTAGCGGTTTTTTTGATGTTATTACTACTTAATTACATCGTTGCTGTCTACTGGAGTTTTGAGCCAGATAGAATCGATATTAAAGCGTATGCTATTGAGCAGGCTGCAAAAAACAATGAAGAATTGGTAGTTGGTTATACTACAACGACGGCTTTGATTGAAGTAGTCAATACGCTGTTAGACAAGCCTGGCGGCTATTTATCGAATGATGTAATGCCACCTTCGGTTTTAATGGATAATATTCCTGCATGGGAATATGGCGCGTTAGAAATGAGTCGAGATTTAGCTCTTTCAATGCGCAAAGATTTAAGCCGTTCTCAGTCGCAATCGACTGAGCACGCAATGCTTAAACAAGCGCAGCCTCAATTTAATATTAATTCAGATGCTTGGGCGTGGCCTAGTGCTGAAAGTGAGTATCGCAAAGGTGTAAACTTTTTAATTAAATATCGCAGTGATATCGCTAATCGTAGTAATACCAACGCTCAATTTTACGCACGTGCCGATAATTTACGTGGTTGGCTCAAAGAAGCCGAAAAGCGTTTAGGTAGTTTAAGCCAACGTTTAAGTGCAAGCGTTGGTCAAGACCGTTTAAATACTGATTTGGCCGGTGACAGTGCGGCTAAGCAAGCAACTTACGCGCCTAATGATAATCAAATTAAAACATCATGGTGGGAAATCGACGATGTATTTTACGAATCTCGTGGTGCTGCTTGGGCCTTGTTACATTTTTTACAGGCTGTAGAGTATGACTTTGCCGACGTATTAGAAAAGAAAAATGCCAAAATTAGCTTACAACAAATTATTCGGGAATTAGAAGCCACGCAAGATCCTGTTTGGAGTCCAATGATTTTAAATGGTAGCGGATTTGGTTTAGTTGCCAATCATTCACTTGTTATGGCAAATTATATTTCACGGGCAAATGCCGCATTAATTGAATTAACAGAACTACTAGCTCAGGGATAA
- a CDS encoding TIGR04219 family outer membrane beta-barrel protein, with translation MKKLCLTAALSMACAAPLAQADVILGLYAGADAWQAKSTGSFAQNSNLQTFNFEDETFTNFYVALEHPIPLIPNIKIKHNELEIMGDTMLTSGFQFEDTVFQIGTTASTVADFTHNDLILYYEIFDNDLISIDLGINAKQFDGTILVKGVEQTTGEVSVSTDFSGYVPMAYAAAQVGLPFTGLSIFAEGSLLSIGDSKIQDYQVGVAWEFIDNMAVDVAVKVGYRSLVVELDDLDNLYTDFEVTGPFAGIQFHF, from the coding sequence ATGAAAAAATTATGTTTAACTGCAGCGCTTTCAATGGCATGTGCAGCGCCGCTTGCACAGGCTGATGTAATTTTAGGTTTGTATGCAGGAGCAGACGCTTGGCAAGCCAAAAGTACCGGTAGTTTTGCCCAAAATAGTAATTTGCAAACCTTTAATTTTGAAGATGAAACGTTTACAAATTTTTATGTCGCACTTGAACATCCAATCCCATTAATTCCAAACATTAAAATAAAACATAATGAATTAGAAATTATGGGCGACACGATGCTTACTTCGGGTTTTCAATTCGAAGATACGGTTTTTCAAATTGGTACTACTGCTTCTACCGTCGCAGATTTTACTCATAATGATTTGATTTTATATTATGAAATTTTTGATAACGATTTGATCTCAATTGATTTAGGCATAAACGCTAAACAATTTGATGGCACTATTTTAGTTAAAGGTGTTGAGCAAACAACGGGTGAAGTTTCGGTTTCAACCGACTTTTCGGGTTATGTGCCAATGGCTTATGCTGCCGCTCAAGTAGGTTTACCATTTACGGGCTTGAGTATTTTTGCTGAAGGCAGTTTGTTATCAATTGGTGATAGTAAAATTCAGGATTATCAAGTAGGTGTTGCTTGGGAATTTATTGATAATATGGCTGTTGATGTTGCTGTAAAAGTAGGTTACCGCTCGTTAGTTGTTGAACTAGATGACTTAGATAATCTTTATACTGATTTTGAAGTGACTGGACCATTTGCCGGAATTCAATTTCACTTTTAA
- a CDS encoding TIGR03899 family protein: MKISAAHETLAHIIKRKLGNPVAKNKAATVAQQNNQVGQSHGVTPQYIINSTETLQQRASKRRQLSLLRQQQNIETIMALAIEYCPHVSSDEEPDPDWIERFIGLAEDTSNQAMQQLWAKILAGETIKPGTFSYKSLLALKQMTLKEADALQRAVSIAGRSAQDSSCLILLGYYKKPSLLNLFRLQGKTNLNLSKAGLSFPNILTLMDIAVFYDQEIESTELNIGQEYRLFFKNTDLTLRAKKNGLVLTYYKFTQTGDELTTLSNPQLNANYKQQLDTLFSADFELIWSN; the protein is encoded by the coding sequence ATGAAAATTTCAGCCGCCCATGAAACCTTGGCTCACATCATAAAGCGTAAATTAGGAAATCCTGTTGCTAAAAATAAAGCTGCAACTGTGGCACAGCAAAACAACCAAGTTGGCCAAAGCCATGGAGTGACACCTCAATATATCATTAATAGCACTGAGACTTTGCAACAACGCGCAAGTAAAAGACGCCAGCTTAGCCTCTTACGGCAACAGCAAAATATTGAAACAATCATGGCCTTAGCAATAGAATATTGCCCTCATGTCAGTAGTGATGAAGAACCCGATCCTGATTGGATTGAGCGTTTTATCGGTTTGGCCGAAGATACCTCAAATCAAGCCATGCAACAGCTTTGGGCTAAAATTTTAGCTGGCGAAACCATCAAACCAGGTACATTTTCCTACAAAAGCTTACTCGCACTAAAACAAATGACTTTAAAAGAAGCTGATGCTTTACAGCGGGCTGTTAGCATTGCAGGACGCTCAGCGCAAGATAGCAGCTGTTTGATTTTATTGGGTTATTATAAAAAACCTTCGCTCTTAAATTTATTTCGCTTACAAGGCAAAACAAATCTTAATTTGAGTAAGGCTGGCTTAAGTTTTCCAAATATTCTAACTCTAATGGATATTGCGGTATTTTATGATCAAGAAATTGAAAGTACGGAATTAAATATTGGCCAAGAGTACCGCTTGTTTTTCAAAAATACGGACTTAACATTAAGAGCTAAAAAAAATGGTTTAGTACTGACTTATTATAAATTCACTCAGACTGGAGACGAGCTAACAACGCTCTCAAATCCACAGCTAAATGCAAATTATAAACAACAACTTGATACGCTTTTTTCAGCTGACTTTGAGCTAATTTGGAGCAATTAA
- a CDS encoding SRPBCC family protein, producing the protein MLLKSILRLFTLLIILILVVGFFLPTHYKIEKSIQIEATASALNYWLFDLNNWPTWQVFQMLSPDLNFVFGEKTKGVGAFLAWQGPYQTGELTFSKVDERNIQFNVLFNDEHLAFGNLNIEPIMLKSDVTKQLVNWSLEGEINTPIFAGYLALFHNIVLSSALETGLKNLQAQAEINAPQSTSNLNELTL; encoded by the coding sequence GTGCTGTTAAAATCAATTTTAAGACTTTTCACCCTACTTATCATACTCATTTTGGTGGTAGGCTTTTTTCTACCAACCCACTATAAGATAGAAAAATCAATTCAAATCGAAGCAACTGCGAGTGCATTAAATTACTGGCTATTCGATTTAAATAATTGGCCTACTTGGCAAGTTTTTCAAATGTTAAGCCCTGATTTAAATTTCGTTTTTGGCGAAAAAACTAAAGGTGTTGGGGCTTTTTTAGCGTGGCAAGGACCTTATCAAACGGGAGAGTTAACCTTTTCAAAAGTCGATGAAAGAAACATACAATTTAATGTTTTATTTAATGATGAGCATTTGGCTTTTGGCAATCTAAACATCGAGCCTATTATGCTGAAAAGTGATGTTACTAAACAATTAGTTAACTGGTCTTTAGAAGGTGAAATTAATACTCCGATCTTTGCTGGTTATTTAGCCTTATTTCATAATATTGTATTGTCTTCGGCTTTAGAGACTGGACTTAAAAACCTCCAAGCTCAAGCTGAAATAAACGCGCCACAAAGCACCTCAAATTTAAATGAGTTAACATTATGA
- a CDS encoding EAL domain-containing protein → MTQTEQEGFLFLSEDEPEQEILHSEYWDVLIVDDDPEIHSVTQLALSGVLFWDKPLRFHHAYSGKEAVEYLSSNHEIAVVLLDVVMETDDAGLCAVKKIRDQLHNHNIRIILRTGQPGYAPEESIIRQYDINDYKTKTELTRSKLVTSLITAIRSFQQLREMAKQSNGLKDVITASKAILGISDIKDFSKAVITQLAEVLGCEPSGVLCGVLDSEDKVSVLGGSLEYSSYFDLGIEQLDNGRIIHQVQQCLTQRAHQQTDHDITFLAPCSGRNAAIYLELHEKLTDSQLQFAEIFLTNVSVGFDNVKLIDRLKDAAYTDSLTGLSNRTDFVEQIGTFAARKGRNHRLYLIDIEKFSDINNGLGQDVGNMLLQAVSSRLQAELPSAQIIARIGADVFAIVIERNVTSPQYINQLLSLPFRAGEHLLPINFSLGICEEEYFDPSGLQTLKTGYIALNLAKSQSQFNYEFYLPEMEEKMTWRLGIIRQLRQDFSEGKLQVWYQPQIDLATKKVIGCEALLRWPTDDGQFISPVVFVPLAEYSGLIVDIGQWVLAQACQQQKELEALGYKIRMAVNVSVPQFRNIDFVKQVKQTIAEHKVEPGFIELEVTESIVMDDPTAVIAVLTELKSLGIEIAIDDFGTGFSSLSYLQKLPLDRIKIDRAFIKDIPNEDAEAIAELIIALGKKMKLHTIAEGIETQAQADYLIKAGCEEAQGFMYSKPLPSRELVQFLQNYLH, encoded by the coding sequence ATGACTCAGACTGAACAAGAAGGGTTTTTGTTTTTAAGCGAAGATGAACCTGAGCAAGAAATCCTGCATTCTGAGTACTGGGATGTTTTGATTGTTGATGACGATCCTGAAATTCACTCTGTGACCCAACTTGCCTTATCTGGCGTACTATTTTGGGATAAGCCATTACGTTTTCATCATGCTTATTCTGGTAAAGAGGCGGTTGAATACCTGAGTTCTAACCATGAAATTGCTGTTGTGTTGCTTGATGTGGTGATGGAAACCGATGATGCCGGTTTATGCGCAGTAAAAAAAATCCGCGATCAACTTCATAATCATAATATTCGCATTATTTTACGAACTGGCCAACCAGGTTACGCCCCAGAAGAAAGTATTATTCGCCAATACGATATTAATGACTACAAAACTAAAACTGAGCTTACCCGCAGTAAATTAGTCACTTCGTTAATTACAGCCATTCGATCTTTTCAACAATTACGCGAAATGGCAAAACAAAGTAATGGTTTAAAAGATGTTATTACTGCCTCTAAAGCAATTTTAGGTATCAGCGATATCAAAGACTTCTCTAAGGCTGTTATTACGCAGCTTGCTGAGGTGCTTGGTTGTGAGCCTTCAGGTGTTTTGTGTGGGGTACTCGACAGTGAAGATAAAGTCAGTGTGCTTGGCGGTTCTCTTGAATACAGCTCCTATTTTGATTTAGGTATTGAGCAGCTAGATAATGGCCGAATTATTCATCAAGTACAGCAATGTTTAACGCAGCGCGCACATCAACAAACTGATCACGATATTACTTTTTTAGCGCCTTGCAGTGGCCGTAACGCAGCTATTTACCTTGAACTACATGAAAAATTGACCGACTCCCAATTACAGTTTGCAGAGATTTTCCTTACTAATGTGTCAGTGGGTTTTGATAATGTAAAATTGATTGATCGCTTAAAAGATGCAGCATATACAGATAGTTTGACTGGGCTTTCTAATCGCACTGATTTTGTTGAGCAAATAGGAACTTTTGCTGCCAGAAAAGGGCGTAATCATCGTCTTTATTTGATCGACATTGAAAAATTTTCTGATATAAACAATGGATTAGGGCAGGATGTAGGCAATATGCTGCTGCAAGCAGTTTCTAGTCGATTGCAGGCTGAATTACCGTCCGCTCAAATTATAGCGCGTATCGGTGCAGATGTATTTGCAATTGTTATTGAACGTAACGTGACTTCGCCGCAGTACATCAATCAGCTGTTAAGTTTACCATTTAGAGCAGGTGAGCATCTTTTACCTATAAACTTTAGTTTGGGAATATGTGAAGAGGAATATTTTGATCCTTCAGGTTTGCAAACATTAAAAACTGGTTATATAGCACTGAATCTTGCAAAAAGTCAGTCGCAGTTTAATTACGAATTTTACTTGCCTGAAATGGAAGAAAAAATGACTTGGCGTTTGGGTATTATTCGTCAATTACGTCAAGACTTCTCCGAAGGGAAACTCCAAGTGTGGTATCAACCACAAATCGATTTAGCGACTAAAAAAGTGATTGGTTGCGAAGCATTATTGCGCTGGCCAACCGATGATGGTCAATTTATATCCCCTGTTGTATTTGTCCCATTAGCCGAGTACTCGGGCCTGATTGTTGATATCGGTCAATGGGTATTAGCACAAGCCTGCCAACAGCAAAAAGAGTTAGAAGCACTTGGGTATAAAATCCGGATGGCGGTAAATGTGTCTGTACCACAATTTCGCAATATTGATTTTGTTAAACAAGTTAAACAGACAATTGCAGAGCATAAAGTTGAACCGGGTTTTATTGAATTAGAAGTCACGGAAAGTATAGTAATGGACGACCCTACCGCAGTCATTGCGGTATTAACTGAATTAAAATCATTAGGAATTGAAATTGCGATTGACGATTTTGGTACTGGTTTTTCATCATTAAGTTACTTACAAAAGCTACCGCTAGATCGGATTAAAATCGATCGCGCTTTTATTAAAGATATCCCTAATGAAGACGCCGAAGCCATTGCTGAATTAATCATTGCACTAGGCAAAAAAATGAAACTTCATACTATTGCCGAAGGTATAGAAACCCAAGCCCAAGCAGATTATTTAATTAAAGCTGGATGTGAAGAAGCGCAAGGTTTTATGTATTCAAAACCACTCCCGAGTAGAGAATTAGTGCAGTTTTTACAAAATTATTTACATTAA